One region of Mus musculus strain C57BL/6J chromosome 15, GRCm38.p6 C57BL/6J genomic DNA includes:
- the Cyrib gene encoding CYFIP-related Rac1 interactor B isoform X6 codes for MTNPAIQNDFSYYRRTLSRMRINNVPAEGENEVNNELANRMSLFYAEATPMLKTLSDATTKFVSENKNLPIENTTDCLSTMASVCRVMLETPEYRSRFTNEETVSFCLRVMVGVIILYDHVHPVGAFAKTSKIDMKGCIKVLKDQPPNSVEGLLNALRYTTKHLNDETTSKQIRSMLQ; via the exons ATGACAAATCCTGCCATACAAAATGACTTCAGCTACTACAGAAGAACATTGAGTCGTATGAGAATTAATAATGTCCCG gcagaaggagaaaatgaagtaaataatGAATTGGCAAATCGAATGTCATTGTTTTACGCTGAGGCCACCCCAATGCTGAAAACCTTAAGTGATGCAACAACAAAATTTGTATCGGAG AATAAAAATTTGCCAATAGAAAATACCACAGATTGTTTAAGCACCATGGCAAGTGTATGCAGAGTCATGCTGGAGACACC GGAATACAGAAGCAGATTTACCAATGAAGAGACAGTATCATTCTGCTTGAGGGTAATGGTGGGTGTCATAATACTCTATGACCACGTCCATCCAGTGGGAGCATTTGCCAAAACTTCTAAGATTGAT aTGAAAGGTTGTATCAAAGTTCTTAAGGACCAACCTCCTAATAGTGTAGAAGGTCTTCTCAATGCTCTCAG GTACACAACAAAACATTTGAATGATGAGACTACCTCCAAGCAAATTAGGTCCATGCTGCAGTAA